From a region of the Paenibacillus lutimineralis genome:
- a CDS encoding HD domain-containing protein, with product MIEIKKYLDFIKEVEGLKSVTRTAWTQTGRQESTAEHSWRLALFVAITAMQIPEIDYEKVLFMSLIHDLGELYTGDQSAVLMSDKAEKTKEEKIAIDRLAGFLPSEVGKHFIAVWEEYEEGITKEAIFVKALDKAETIIQHNQGHNPQDFNYEFNLTYGLKYFEEGAFLKELRAELNRETESKINDK from the coding sequence ATGATTGAAATAAAAAAATACCTTGATTTTATCAAAGAAGTTGAAGGTTTGAAGTCCGTCACAAGGACGGCTTGGACGCAGACAGGACGGCAAGAAAGCACGGCCGAGCATTCATGGAGATTAGCACTTTTTGTAGCCATTACAGCCATGCAAATCCCAGAAATAGATTATGAAAAGGTGCTATTTATGAGTTTAATCCATGATCTTGGCGAACTTTACACTGGAGATCAATCTGCAGTATTAATGTCAGATAAAGCAGAGAAGACCAAAGAAGAAAAAATTGCAATTGATAGATTGGCAGGTTTTCTACCCTCTGAAGTTGGCAAGCATTTCATAGCCGTGTGGGAGGAATACGAGGAAGGTATAACAAAGGAAGCCATTTTCGTAAAAGCCCTTGATAAAGCTGAAACTATTATACAGCATAACCAAGGGCATAATCCTCAAGACTTTAACTATGAATTCAATCTTACGTACGGTTTGAAATACTTTGAAGAGGGAGCTTTTTTAAAGGAATTAAGAGCAGAATTGAATAGAGAGACAGAGAGCAAAATAAATGATAAATAA
- a CDS encoding alpha-xylosidase, with protein MTKVHSDRLNGSIDVGESFRTLESQYFQGHEVTSFAPLKQQGTLKWVRASRKPRMAFNKIDYFFEPTAMWEFPPDYEQSPEMPFKLTFVARDTVRIQIQTRLRTAAAIPSVMLDGEIGIDESWREEKMEKGYRWSNECGSVELELAPFRLIFRDSKGRVLTQTYHHEDKPSLNNTYPIPFSYARSISDMSHRLAASFSLSPGEKIFGTGESFTALNKRGQRMRLFTRDPLSAQSPDMYKPIPFFMSNKGYGMFIHSSAPMTFDIGQDYDAANTLYVDDDSIDLFFFFGEPKQLLLSYTAITGRSPLPPLWSFGLWMSRITYNSEAQAREVAAKLREYDIPCDVIHLDTGWFEQDWRCDYQFSSSRFDDPQQMINDLRKDGFRISLWQIPYFTPHNLFFEELIEKGLVITDNEGNLPTGDAILDFSNPEAVAWYQEKIEGLLDMGVAAIKADFGESAPIYGRYHSGRSGRLEHNLYPLRYNKTVAEITKKVTGDTIIFARSAWAGSQRYPLHWGGDAENTDSAMHASLRAGLSMGLSGFTYWSHDIGGFVKKSPESLYRRWLPFGMLSSHSRAHGAPPKEPWAYSEQFLKDFRAAVQMKYRLMPYIYTQSYLSSEAGLPMMRAMFIEYPQDPACWMVDDQYLFGSDLLVAPMLEETSERHVYLPKGKWIDYQTGEVYEGGGWVTITAGDIPIIVLVRSGAIIPQVEPAASLDFVNWEEVEAVAYSADGATCSGVFYHPITRKLVELEDRRVNS; from the coding sequence GCGTTTAATAAGATAGATTACTTTTTCGAGCCGACGGCGATGTGGGAGTTTCCTCCTGACTATGAGCAATCGCCGGAAATGCCCTTTAAGCTTACCTTTGTAGCGCGGGATACCGTGCGGATTCAAATTCAGACACGCCTTAGAACGGCCGCCGCTATTCCATCGGTTATGCTTGATGGAGAGATTGGCATAGATGAGTCTTGGCGTGAAGAAAAAATGGAGAAGGGTTATCGTTGGAGTAATGAATGCGGCTCTGTTGAACTGGAGCTTGCTCCATTCCGTTTGATCTTTAGAGACAGTAAAGGTAGAGTGCTGACTCAAACGTATCATCACGAAGATAAGCCGTCCTTAAACAATACGTACCCTATTCCGTTTTCCTATGCGCGTTCTATTTCCGATATGTCACATCGCTTGGCGGCCTCCTTTTCCTTGTCTCCTGGAGAGAAAATATTTGGCACAGGCGAGTCCTTCACGGCATTGAATAAGCGCGGGCAGCGTATGCGATTGTTTACCCGGGACCCATTGAGCGCGCAGTCGCCTGATATGTATAAACCGATTCCGTTTTTTATGAGCAATAAAGGTTATGGCATGTTTATTCACTCCAGTGCTCCGATGACGTTCGATATTGGTCAGGATTACGATGCCGCCAATACTCTTTATGTGGATGATGACAGTATTGATTTGTTTTTCTTTTTTGGAGAGCCTAAGCAGCTCCTGCTATCCTATACAGCGATAACAGGAAGAAGTCCGCTTCCTCCACTATGGTCTTTTGGGCTTTGGATGAGTCGGATTACGTATAACTCTGAAGCACAGGCTAGAGAGGTGGCTGCTAAGCTTAGAGAGTATGATATTCCCTGTGACGTCATTCATTTGGATACCGGTTGGTTTGAGCAAGATTGGCGTTGCGACTATCAGTTTTCATCCAGCCGCTTCGATGATCCGCAGCAAATGATTAACGATTTGCGCAAGGACGGTTTTCGGATCAGTTTATGGCAAATTCCTTATTTTACGCCGCATAACCTGTTTTTTGAGGAACTGATTGAGAAGGGCTTGGTCATTACAGATAATGAAGGCAATTTGCCGACAGGCGATGCTATTCTGGACTTTAGTAATCCAGAGGCGGTTGCATGGTATCAAGAGAAAATTGAAGGTTTGCTGGATATGGGCGTTGCCGCGATCAAAGCAGACTTCGGCGAAAGTGCGCCGATCTATGGACGTTATCATTCCGGCAGAAGCGGACGACTGGAGCATAATCTTTATCCGCTTCGCTATAACAAAACGGTTGCAGAAATAACGAAAAAGGTAACGGGCGATACGATTATTTTTGCCCGCAGTGCTTGGGCGGGAAGTCAGCGTTATCCGCTTCATTGGGGCGGCGATGCTGAGAACACGGACTCTGCTATGCATGCCAGCTTGCGTGCGGGTTTATCGATGGGGCTTAGCGGCTTCACTTATTGGAGTCATGATATTGGCGGATTTGTGAAGAAGAGCCCGGAGTCTCTATACCGTCGCTGGCTTCCATTCGGCATGCTCTCCTCACACAGCCGTGCGCACGGAGCTCCGCCCAAGGAGCCGTGGGCTTACAGTGAGCAGTTCTTGAAGGATTTTCGAGCTGCGGTACAAATGAAATACAGATTGATGCCCTATATTTATACGCAGTCTTATTTGTCATCCGAAGCAGGATTGCCGATGATGAGAGCGATGTTCATAGAATATCCGCAGGACCCGGCATGCTGGATGGTTGATGATCAGTATTTATTCGGCTCAGATCTGCTTGTAGCTCCTATGTTGGAGGAGACCTCTGAGCGCCACGTTTATTTGCCGAAGGGCAAGTGGATCGACTACCAAACAGGTGAAGTCTATGAAGGCGGTGGCTGGGTAACTATTACAGCAGGTGATATCCCGATTATCGTATTGGTGCGCAGCGGTGCAATCATTCCGCAGGTAGAGCCTGCTGCTTCTCTTGATTTTGTGAATTGGGAGGAAGTAGAGGCGGTGGCTTATAGCGCTGATGGAGCCACTTGTTCTGGCGTTTTTTATCATCCAATTACGAGGAAGTTAGTAGAGTTAGAGGATCGAAGGGTCAACTCTTAA
- a CDS encoding Crp/Fnr family transcriptional regulator — protein sequence MNLKDIVNNAPAHIKTEFIYRRHEKGSLIIHPHEQNHHLYILTTGIAEVYRQGYTGTMVSLYIYDSYSCFGEIEIFNKKIKTLGVIAQQNCETIAIHKTKVYEWMKIDFNFNLYIIKQLASKLILSSDTVAQLSLLTVKDRILLSIRNHYKIDDLEHLTKQTLSSEVCTPIRSLNRSIAQCIDEGLINYKDKKFSVTSIHKIEEYLRNFLAN from the coding sequence ATGAATTTAAAAGATATCGTGAATAATGCACCTGCACATATTAAGACAGAATTTATTTATAGAAGACATGAAAAAGGCAGTCTTATTATTCACCCGCATGAGCAAAACCATCATCTTTATATTCTAACTACAGGTATTGCAGAAGTTTACAGACAAGGCTATACAGGAACAATGGTTTCCTTATATATCTATGATTCATATAGTTGTTTTGGGGAGATAGAAATTTTTAATAAAAAAATTAAAACACTTGGTGTTATTGCCCAACAAAATTGTGAAACGATAGCTATCCATAAGACAAAGGTCTATGAATGGATGAAAATCGACTTTAATTTTAATCTCTACATTATAAAACAACTTGCCTCAAAATTAATTTTAAGTTCAGATACCGTAGCGCAATTATCACTGTTAACAGTTAAAGATCGAATCTTATTAAGTATACGTAATCATTACAAAATCGACGATTTAGAACATCTAACAAAGCAAACCTTGTCCAGCGAGGTCTGTACTCCCATCAGAAGTTTAAATCGTTCAATAGCTCAGTGTATAGACGAGGGTTTAATAAACTATAAAGATAAAAAGTTCTCTGTCACTTCGATTCATAAAATAGAAGAATATCTGAGAAACTTTTTAGCAAATTAA
- the mgtA gene encoding magnesium-translocating P-type ATPase, with product MKNLSPLNERMKKYAHSNTDILYDDLGTTRHGLRLEQIEAMRKKYGDNSATAGKSDTVWFRLRRAFINPFTIILFVLAMVSFATEMWQANDFNRNTTSVVIISVMILVSGSVRFLLEIRSKHAYDQLDRLIHTHVNVKRNGVLIKIPAEDLVVGDYVYLFAGDRTPADMRLTNTADLFVSQSAITGESGILEKSSRQHHYTEQMAFSQYENLVFMGTTVISGKGEGIVLAVGKDTLYGNFVQPNDHASTGFEKGANSIAWVLFRFMAVLVPIVFIISGLTKGNWVESFLFALSVAVGLTPEMLPMVITTCLAKGSMSMSKKQTIIKDINAMQGFGSMDVLCMDKTGTLTNVNIVLEYYMDIIGNENDEVLRWAYLNSLYHSGVKNPIDNSILECRNMPQKRDYYEDLAGQYSKADEIPFDYSRKFVSTLLADVNGEHQLIMKGDVEAVFSRCTFVEYQGTIQPISDNGRGSVAAVVDEMLEDGMKVIALARKNMGSQNTVSLTDEADMILMGYLAFFDAPKKSAAQSIAKLKNLQVKTKILTGDHQQIALSICSRIGIASENMLTGADLDQLSDLELQLSVEKTDVFAELTPSQKVRIVTALRDNGHTVGFLGDGMNDIPAICEADVGISVDTAVDAAKDLADVILLQKDLNVLEEGILEGRKTFANMSKYIKITASSNFGNILAIVCASAFLPFLPMAAIQILLLNLLYDILCIVLPWDHVDKEVFSSPREWSGKALGRFMRFFGPISLIFDVITFLFLYFVLCPSLTGGLVYTQLTDPDMQSRYIALFQTGWFLESMWTQVLIIHMLRTKKIPFLQSKPSTPVMLITIIGILVFTGLTVTPMVNVLGLTPLPIWYFGFLLIIVASYMLLTTALKRIYIAKYGELI from the coding sequence TTGAAGAACCTCTCTCCTCTGAATGAGCGTATGAAGAAATATGCTCATAGCAACACGGACATTTTATATGATGATTTGGGCACTACACGACACGGACTCCGTCTGGAACAAATCGAAGCCATGAGGAAAAAGTATGGGGACAACAGTGCTACTGCTGGAAAATCAGATACTGTCTGGTTTCGGCTGCGCCGGGCGTTTATCAATCCTTTTACTATTATCCTATTCGTGCTGGCCATGGTATCTTTTGCAACAGAGATGTGGCAGGCCAATGATTTCAATAGAAATACTACCTCGGTTGTCATTATCAGCGTAATGATTCTTGTTAGTGGTTCTGTACGTTTTCTTCTGGAGATTCGCTCCAAACATGCTTATGACCAGCTGGATCGCCTTATACATACCCATGTTAATGTGAAGAGAAATGGTGTTCTGATTAAAATACCTGCTGAAGATTTGGTGGTAGGGGATTACGTCTATTTGTTCGCTGGTGATCGCACACCTGCGGACATGCGTCTTACCAATACAGCCGATCTGTTTGTTTCGCAATCTGCGATCACGGGAGAAAGCGGAATTCTGGAAAAAAGCAGTAGACAGCATCACTATACGGAGCAAATGGCCTTTTCCCAATACGAGAATCTTGTCTTTATGGGAACGACGGTGATTAGCGGAAAAGGCGAAGGTATTGTATTGGCGGTTGGAAAAGATACTTTATATGGCAACTTTGTTCAGCCTAATGATCATGCATCCACAGGCTTTGAGAAAGGGGCAAACTCTATTGCGTGGGTGTTGTTCCGGTTCATGGCTGTACTTGTTCCGATTGTCTTTATTATTTCCGGCCTGACAAAAGGCAATTGGGTGGAATCTTTTCTATTTGCGCTATCTGTTGCGGTTGGACTTACCCCAGAGATGCTGCCTATGGTGATTACAACCTGCCTGGCAAAGGGCAGTATGTCTATGTCGAAGAAACAGACGATTATTAAAGACATCAACGCTATGCAAGGGTTCGGAAGCATGGACGTTCTATGCATGGACAAAACGGGGACATTAACTAATGTAAACATCGTATTAGAATACTATATGGATATTATTGGGAATGAAAACGATGAAGTGCTTCGTTGGGCCTATTTGAACAGCTTATATCACTCTGGTGTGAAAAATCCTATTGATAATTCAATTCTGGAGTGTCGAAACATGCCTCAAAAAAGGGATTATTATGAGGATTTGGCTGGACAGTATTCGAAAGCAGATGAAATCCCCTTTGATTATAGCCGTAAATTTGTGAGTACACTTCTTGCAGATGTTAACGGAGAGCATCAGCTCATTATGAAAGGGGATGTGGAGGCTGTCTTCTCCCGCTGTACTTTCGTCGAGTACCAAGGAACAATCCAGCCTATTTCAGACAATGGAAGAGGCAGTGTTGCCGCTGTAGTAGATGAAATGCTGGAAGATGGCATGAAGGTAATTGCTCTGGCTAGGAAGAACATGGGCAGCCAGAATACAGTATCCCTGACAGATGAGGCAGACATGATTTTGATGGGTTATCTGGCATTCTTTGATGCGCCCAAGAAATCGGCTGCCCAGTCCATTGCCAAACTCAAAAATTTACAGGTTAAAACGAAAATTCTGACGGGTGACCATCAGCAGATTGCTCTCTCCATCTGCAGCAGAATCGGCATCGCTTCCGAGAATATGTTAACCGGAGCCGATTTAGATCAGCTCTCCGATTTGGAACTGCAGCTATCCGTAGAAAAAACGGATGTATTTGCCGAATTAACCCCGAGTCAAAAGGTTCGCATTGTAACGGCATTGCGTGATAACGGGCATACCGTAGGCTTCCTCGGCGATGGCATGAATGATATACCTGCGATCTGTGAAGCGGATGTAGGCATATCTGTCGATACTGCCGTTGACGCTGCAAAAGACTTAGCCGATGTCATTTTACTGCAGAAAGATTTAAATGTGCTTGAAGAAGGGATTTTAGAGGGCAGAAAAACCTTTGCCAACATGTCCAAATATATCAAAATAACGGCAAGCTCTAACTTTGGCAATATTCTTGCCATTGTTTGTGCCAGTGCTTTTCTGCCTTTTTTACCGATGGCTGCTATACAGATTCTCCTTCTGAACCTCCTTTACGATATCCTCTGTATCGTACTGCCGTGGGATCATGTGGACAAAGAGGTCTTTTCCTCTCCAAGGGAATGGTCGGGTAAAGCGCTTGGACGCTTTATGCGTTTTTTTGGTCCCATCAGCTTAATCTTTGATGTGATCACCTTTCTTTTTTTATACTTTGTGCTTTGCCCATCGCTTACGGGAGGACTGGTCTATACGCAGTTAACCGACCCGGATATGCAGTCTCGATATATCGCGCTCTTTCAAACTGGATGGTTCCTGGAATCCATGTGGACACAGGTTCTGATCATACATATGCTGCGAACCAAAAAAATACCATTCCTGCAAAGCAAACCATCCACTCCAGTAATGCTGATAACCATCATAGGTATATTGGTATTTACGGGTCTTACCGTTACTCCTATGGTCAATGTATTAGGTTTAACGCCTCTCCCGATATGGTATTTTGGATTCCTGTTAATTATTGTTGCAAGTTATATGCTGTTAACAACTGCATTAAAACGCATCTATATTGCGAAATATGGTGAACTGATTTAG
- a CDS encoding nucleoside hydrolase: MRKLIIDTDTGSDDAVALIMALKSSEVDVLAITTVCGNVPLELATKNALMTVEVTHAQMPPVYVGAGKPLMRDLVTAVNVHGEDGMGDSNLIHPILHSEPGHAVDMILDLVEKNPGEVEIITIGPVTNIAFAILKKPETMKKVKRIYSMGTAGFGPGNTTPVAEFNVYVDAESYSIMMKSGIPITIIGFDVCLGEAAWNREDMELILESQKEEAVYAVQCNRCLLEYNLQARGEHFVDLPDAVAMGVVLWGDIVLEDKLCYCYVCTTEEATYGQVVINDGSKLAISDGFGSNLPNAVVCKRIDHQLYKQRLSSLLIR, encoded by the coding sequence ATGAGAAAATTGATTATCGACACAGATACGGGAAGTGATGATGCAGTTGCGTTAATCATGGCTTTAAAATCATCGGAAGTGGATGTTTTGGCTATTACGACAGTTTGTGGCAATGTGCCGCTGGAACTGGCGACTAAAAATGCCTTAATGACGGTAGAAGTAACCCATGCGCAAATGCCGCCGGTCTATGTAGGGGCGGGCAAACCACTGATGAGGGATCTCGTCACAGCGGTTAATGTACATGGAGAAGATGGCATGGGAGATAGCAACTTAATTCATCCTATCCTTCATTCTGAGCCCGGACACGCCGTTGATATGATCTTAGACTTGGTAGAGAAAAACCCGGGAGAAGTGGAAATTATTACTATCGGACCTGTAACCAATATAGCATTTGCCATATTAAAAAAGCCAGAAACGATGAAAAAAGTTAAGCGTATTTATTCGATGGGGACTGCTGGATTTGGACCTGGAAACACGACCCCGGTTGCTGAATTTAATGTATATGTAGATGCAGAATCTTATAGCATTATGATGAAATCAGGAATTCCTATAACTATAATCGGTTTTGATGTTTGTTTAGGTGAAGCGGCCTGGAATAGAGAAGATATGGAACTAATATTAGAAAGCCAAAAGGAAGAAGCTGTATATGCTGTTCAATGTAACCGGTGCCTTTTAGAATACAATCTGCAAGCACGAGGGGAGCATTTTGTTGATTTACCTGATGCTGTCGCCATGGGTGTTGTGCTATGGGGTGATATCGTTCTTGAGGACAAATTATGTTATTGCTATGTCTGTACCACAGAAGAAGCAACATATGGTCAGGTTGTAATTAATGATGGCAGCAAATTAGCGATATCAGATGGATTTGGCAGCAATCTTCCTAATGCGGTGGTTTGTAAGCGAATAGATCATCAGTTGTACAAGCAACGTTTATCTAGTTTATTGATTCGTTAA